In the genome of Gloeotrichia echinulata CP02, one region contains:
- the glyA gene encoding serine hydroxymethyltransferase — MTRNNQDFLNSCDPAIAELINDELQRQRDHLELIASENFTSPAVLAAQGSVLTNKYAEGLPGKRYYGGCEFIDKIEQLAIDRAKQLFGAAHANVQPHSGAQANFAVFLTLLEPGDKIMGMDLSHGGHLTHGSPVNVSGKWFQVSHYNVSQQTEQLDYDQIRELALRERPKLLICGYSAYPRIIDFAKFRSIADEVGAYLLADIAHIAGLVASGLHPDPIPHCHVVTTTTHKTLRGPRGGLILTGDAELGKKLDKSVFPGSQGGPLEHVIAGKAVAFGEALKPEFTDYSAQVIENARSLATQLQNRGLKLVSNSTDNHLMLVDLRSVGLTGKQADQLVSGVNITANKNTIPFDPQSPFVTSGLRIGSPAMTTRGLGVAEFSEIGNILADRLLSPNSSEVAADCRRRVAALCDRFPLYSHLEIPVPAIV, encoded by the coding sequence GCGTCAACGTGATCACTTAGAGTTGATTGCCAGTGAAAACTTTACCTCACCCGCTGTCCTAGCGGCTCAAGGTTCGGTACTCACAAATAAATATGCCGAGGGGCTACCAGGTAAACGCTACTATGGCGGTTGTGAATTTATCGATAAAATAGAGCAGTTAGCCATTGACCGTGCTAAACAACTGTTTGGTGCTGCTCATGCCAACGTTCAACCCCATTCTGGCGCTCAGGCGAATTTTGCCGTCTTCCTGACGCTGCTAGAACCAGGAGACAAAATCATGGGGATGGATTTGTCTCATGGCGGACATCTCACCCACGGTTCACCGGTGAATGTGTCGGGTAAATGGTTCCAAGTTAGCCATTATAATGTTAGTCAACAAACAGAACAACTCGACTACGACCAAATTCGGGAGCTGGCGCTAAGGGAGCGTCCTAAGCTCCTGATTTGCGGTTATTCGGCTTATCCCCGGATCATAGACTTTGCCAAGTTCCGCAGCATCGCTGATGAAGTCGGTGCTTACTTGTTAGCAGATATTGCCCACATCGCTGGTTTAGTCGCCAGTGGTTTGCACCCAGACCCCATTCCTCATTGTCATGTTGTCACAACAACTACCCATAAAACCCTGCGTGGACCACGTGGTGGTTTAATTTTGACCGGCGACGCAGAACTGGGTAAGAAGCTCGATAAATCAGTATTTCCCGGTAGTCAAGGCGGACCATTGGAACACGTCATTGCTGGGAAAGCAGTAGCTTTTGGCGAAGCTCTCAAGCCTGAATTTACAGATTATTCTGCCCAAGTAATTGAAAATGCCCGTTCCTTAGCAACTCAACTGCAAAATCGGGGATTAAAGCTAGTATCAAATAGCACTGACAATCATTTAATGCTAGTGGATTTACGGTCTGTGGGACTGACTGGTAAGCAAGCCGATCAGCTGGTGAGTGGTGTAAATATTACCGCTAACAAAAATACGATCCCCTTTGATCCCCAGTCGCCATTTGTGACCAGTGGTTTGAGGATAGGTTCTCCAGCCATGACTACACGAGGACTGGGAGTGGCAGAATTTAGCGAAATTGGGAATATTCTAGCTGATCGCTTGCTATCTCCAAATTCCTCTGAGGTGGCTGCTGATTGTCGGCGCAGGGTAGCAGCATTGTGCGATCGCTTCCCCCTATACTCTCATCTAGAGATTCCCGTACCAGCCATAGTTTGA